One Hydrogenophaga crassostreae genomic region harbors:
- the flhC gene encoding flagellar transcriptional regulator FlhC, with translation MAAKSILNESRDIERAISLINLGARLQVLEYETSLSYERLLRLYKEVAGKSPSKGQLPFSTDWFLTWQPNIHASLFLNIHEYLSKSSELEEIDTVIKAFRLYNDQMSASQIEPLLSVTRAWRLVKFVDNGMLTLTKCSCCGGSFVTEPYENSRNFTCGLCAPPARAGKGSGNGLRLH, from the coding sequence ATGGCTGCCAAAAGCATCTTGAACGAGTCGCGCGACATTGAGCGCGCCATCTCCTTGATCAACCTCGGCGCTCGCCTGCAGGTGCTCGAATACGAGACCAGTTTGTCCTATGAGCGTTTGCTGCGTCTGTACAAGGAAGTGGCTGGTAAGTCACCGTCCAAGGGGCAACTGCCATTTTCGACCGACTGGTTTCTGACCTGGCAACCCAATATCCACGCTTCGCTGTTCTTGAACATCCATGAGTACCTCTCCAAGAGCAGTGAACTGGAGGAAATTGACACGGTGATCAAGGCCTTCCGTCTGTACAACGATCAGATGTCGGCCAGCCAGATCGAACCCCTGCTGTCTGTGACCCGCGCCTGGCGTCTGGTGAAGTTTGTCGACAACGGCATGCTCACGCTGACCAAGTGCTCCTGCTGTGGTGGCAGCTTTGTCACCGAGCCCTACGAGAATTCGCGCAATTTCACCTGCGGCTTGTGTGCGCCACCAGCCCGTGCTGGCAAAGGCAGTGGCAACGGGCTGCGCCTGCACTGA
- the motA gene encoding flagellar motor stator protein MotA: protein MFLIIGFLFSMVCIFGVYIFHGGNIQVVLTALPFEMITILGAAMGAFMMNNQMKVVKATLSGVGAAFKGSKFTKARYMELLALQYDILQKARKEGLMAIEQDVENPDQSEVFKKYPTVSGDHHVVEFITDYLRMMVSGNLNAHEIESLMDAEIDTHHAEAHAPVAAVARLAGALPAFGIVAAVLGVVNTMGSVGQAPAILGGMIASALVGTFLGILLAYGVVEPLAGLMEQKMEEGSKEFQCVKTTLLASMQGYAPSTAIEFGRKVLFSADRPSFTELENHVKGKK from the coding sequence ATGTTTCTCATCATCGGCTTCCTGTTTTCGATGGTTTGCATCTTTGGTGTCTACATCTTCCACGGTGGCAACATTCAGGTGGTGCTCACCGCGTTGCCATTCGAGATGATCACGATCCTGGGGGCGGCCATGGGCGCATTCATGATGAACAACCAGATGAAGGTGGTGAAGGCCACGTTGTCTGGCGTGGGTGCCGCTTTCAAGGGGTCCAAGTTCACCAAAGCGCGCTACATGGAGCTGTTGGCGCTGCAATACGACATTTTGCAAAAAGCCCGCAAGGAAGGGCTGATGGCCATTGAGCAAGACGTGGAGAACCCCGACCAGTCCGAGGTGTTCAAAAAATACCCCACCGTTTCCGGTGATCACCATGTGGTCGAGTTCATCACCGACTACCTGCGCATGATGGTCTCGGGCAACCTCAATGCCCACGAAATCGAATCCTTGATGGATGCGGAAATTGATACCCACCATGCCGAGGCCCATGCCCCTGTTGCAGCGGTTGCCCGGCTCGCCGGCGCCTTGCCAGCTTTCGGCATCGTGGCCGCCGTGCTGGGTGTGGTCAACACCATGGGCTCGGTGGGGCAGGCCCCCGCGATTCTGGGCGGCATGATCGCCTCCGCTCTGGTGGGAACTTTCCTCGGCATTTTGTTGGCCTACGGCGTGGTCGAGCCCCTGGCTGGCTTGATGGAGCAAAAGATGGAAGAGGGCAGCAAGGAATTTCAGTGCGTCAAGACCACCTTGCTTGCGAGCATGCAGGGTTATGCCCCGTCGACCGCGATCGAGTTCGGCCGCAAGGTCCTGTTCTCCGCCGATCGGCCCAGCTTCACCGAGCTTGAGAACCACGTCAAAGGCAAAAAGTGA
- the motB gene encoding flagellar motor protein MotB: MADKKLQPIIIKRIKKGGHVAHGGAWKIAYADFVTAMMAFFLLMWLLGSTSKGDLNGIASYFTAPVKISLMGGDGTGNSESILPGGGRDLSKSAGQVDGGDAERAAKLIGAQMARAELARKDAVRIDALQKKISEMVANNPALAEFGNQIKLEQTEDGLQIQIVDEQNRPMFDVGSAIVKPYMRDILREIGGALVGVENRIALSGHTDAMPYGSGDRGYSNWELSADRANASRRELVTGGLPDAKMARVEGLASSRLFDPDNPNAPVNRRISILVLTREAEERLLQRPLTDAELATEMPAPGPDPVSAEAKATPFLVPPGSPETLEALQKAREMTKSPTQPRQ; this comes from the coding sequence GTGGCCGATAAAAAACTCCAGCCAATCATCATCAAGCGCATCAAGAAGGGCGGTCATGTGGCCCATGGGGGTGCCTGGAAGATTGCGTATGCCGACTTTGTGACGGCCATGATGGCGTTCTTTTTGCTGATGTGGCTGCTCGGTTCCACCTCCAAGGGTGACCTCAATGGCATTGCCAGCTATTTCACCGCGCCGGTGAAGATTTCGTTGATGGGCGGCGACGGCACGGGCAACAGTGAAAGCATCTTGCCCGGCGGTGGACGCGATCTGAGCAAGTCTGCGGGTCAGGTCGATGGCGGCGATGCCGAGCGCGCGGCGAAACTGATCGGCGCCCAGATGGCACGGGCCGAACTGGCCCGAAAAGACGCCGTGCGCATCGATGCGCTGCAGAAAAAGATCAGCGAGATGGTCGCCAACAACCCGGCGCTGGCCGAATTTGGCAACCAGATCAAGTTGGAGCAAACCGAAGACGGTTTGCAAATCCAGATCGTTGACGAGCAAAACCGCCCCATGTTTGATGTCGGCAGCGCCATCGTCAAACCCTATATGCGCGACATCTTGCGCGAGATTGGCGGTGCCCTGGTCGGGGTGGAAAACCGCATCGCGCTTTCCGGCCACACCGACGCCATGCCTTATGGCAGCGGCGACAGGGGTTACAGCAACTGGGAGCTCTCGGCAGACCGGGCGAATGCCTCGCGCCGCGAACTCGTCACCGGCGGCTTGCCCGATGCCAAGATGGCCCGGGTGGAGGGGCTGGCGTCGAGCCGCCTGTTTGATCCGGACAACCCAAATGCGCCCGTCAATCGCCGCATCAGCATTCTTGTGCTCACGCGAGAAGCCGAAGAGCGTTTGCTGCAAAGGCCTTTGACCGATGCCGAACTGGCGACTGAAATGCCCGCGCCGGGTCCGGATCCGGTGTCTGCAGAGGCCAAGGCAACGCCATTTCTGGTGCCCCCTGGCTCACCTGAAACCCTTGAGGCGCTACAGAAAGCGCGTGAAATGACGAAGTCACCTACACAGCCTCGCCAGTAA
- the cheY gene encoding chemotaxis response regulator CheY, with protein sequence MSSPMKFLIVDDFSTMRRIVRNLLKEIGHTDADEAEDGVVALNKLRNGTFNFVVSDINMPNMNGFQLLAEIKKDESLKHLPVLMVTAEARKEDIVMAAQNGAAGYIVKPFTKATLEDKLANIFKKLGL encoded by the coding sequence ATGTCAAGCCCAATGAAATTCCTGATCGTTGACGACTTCTCGACCATGCGCCGCATCGTGCGCAACTTGCTCAAGGAAATCGGCCATACCGATGCCGACGAAGCGGAGGACGGTGTGGTTGCGCTAAACAAGCTGCGAAACGGTACCTTCAACTTTGTCGTCAGCGACATCAACATGCCCAACATGAACGGCTTCCAGTTGCTCGCCGAGATCAAGAAGGATGAATCGCTCAAGCACCTGCCCGTGCTCATGGTGACCGCCGAGGCCCGCAAGGAAGACATCGTCATGGCGGCGCAGAACGGCGCAGCGGGCTACATCGTCAAACCCTTCACCAAGGCCACGCTCGAAGACAAGCTGGCCAACATCTTCAAGAAACTTGGCCTCTGA
- a CDS encoding protein phosphatase CheZ — protein sequence MQDPSEDSNADAQSQVYQRLGGITRQLHDALKELGHADRLKGTVDQLPDTKSRLSYIARLTGEAAEKVLNQVDEAKEEQAQIALRARKLVETLSGVPGLVTAMPELLLWSKEVVQASDRIDTRLTEIMLAQDFHDLTGQVIGRVVQLAATIESQLLDLLLHSSPGGKPGEDKAVSPTLELDGPVVDREGRPDVVNDQAQVDDLLASLGF from the coding sequence ATGCAAGACCCATCAGAGGACAGCAATGCCGACGCTCAGTCGCAGGTTTACCAGCGTCTCGGGGGCATCACACGCCAACTGCACGACGCGCTCAAGGAATTGGGCCACGCCGACCGCCTCAAAGGCACGGTCGATCAGTTGCCCGACACCAAGAGCCGCTTGTCATATATTGCGCGGCTGACCGGCGAAGCGGCCGAGAAAGTGTTGAATCAGGTCGACGAGGCCAAGGAAGAGCAGGCGCAGATCGCATTGCGAGCCAGGAAACTGGTTGAGACCTTGTCGGGTGTTCCGGGCCTGGTGACAGCCATGCCCGAGTTGTTGCTCTGGTCCAAAGAGGTGGTCCAAGCCAGTGACCGCATCGACACCCGGCTCACCGAGATCATGCTGGCGCAAGATTTCCATGACCTCACTGGCCAGGTCATTGGCCGTGTGGTCCAGCTCGCCGCCACCATTGAATCTCAGTTGCTTGACCTGCTGCTCCACTCTTCTCCAGGCGGAAAACCTGGGGAAGACAAGGCCGTGTCGCCCACGCTGGAGCTCGACGGGCCGGTGGTAGACCGCGAAGGCCGCCCGGACGTGGTGAACGATCAGGCTCAGGTGGACGATTTGCTCGCCAGTCTCGGCTTCTAG
- a CDS encoding EscU/YscU/HrcU family type III secretion system export apparatus switch protein, translated as MSDSSQDKNLPATAQRLKKARDDGNIPRSKDLSNLSVLGGGAAVLMMLMPIGFEALRAGLASDLRFDYQSLQHSEMVVERLTHVVGHGLMVYLPLGFFVLAIAVGVTFLAGSWAISTKPITPDLTHLSPFKGIGRMFSKSQLFETAKLSVLTVIVGAVGWNFLSSHLAPFASLLMRPLEGALGQLGQWMIFGVASLMAVVVLVALVDFPMQKFLYSQRMKMSQQEVKQEHKQSEGDPQMKGRRRQRQRELAQRGSITAVPRADLVVVNPTHYAVALQYDDATMNAPRVIAKGSDLIAMKIREVAKANDIPVLQAPMLARALYAHAEIDGEIPSALYTAVAQVLAYVYQLKAAMRGKGVMPRVAPSPEVPKELDPHWKKPVNGMPA; from the coding sequence ATGTCCGACTCCAGTCAAGACAAGAATTTACCCGCCACCGCGCAGCGCCTGAAGAAGGCGCGCGATGACGGCAACATTCCGCGCTCCAAAGATTTGTCGAACCTGTCGGTGCTGGGGGGTGGCGCTGCGGTGTTGATGATGCTGATGCCCATCGGTTTTGAGGCGTTGCGGGCGGGCCTGGCGAGCGATCTTCGCTTTGACTACCAGTCACTTCAGCACTCCGAAATGGTGGTCGAGCGGCTGACCCATGTTGTCGGACACGGCTTGATGGTGTACCTGCCGCTGGGCTTTTTCGTGCTGGCGATTGCGGTCGGCGTCACCTTCCTGGCCGGCAGCTGGGCCATCAGCACCAAGCCCATCACCCCTGACCTGACGCACCTCAGCCCCTTCAAGGGCATCGGGCGCATGTTCTCCAAATCCCAGTTGTTCGAGACCGCCAAGCTGAGTGTGCTCACGGTGATCGTGGGCGCGGTGGGCTGGAATTTTCTGTCCTCTCACCTGGCCCCTTTTGCCAGCTTGTTGATGCGACCGCTTGAGGGTGCTTTGGGACAGCTTGGGCAATGGATGATTTTTGGCGTGGCGTCGTTGATGGCCGTGGTGGTGCTGGTCGCATTGGTCGATTTCCCGATGCAGAAGTTTCTCTACAGCCAGCGCATGAAGATGTCGCAGCAAGAGGTCAAGCAAGAGCACAAACAGAGCGAAGGCGACCCCCAGATGAAAGGCCGGCGGCGGCAACGCCAGCGTGAACTGGCCCAGCGCGGAAGCATCACGGCCGTGCCCCGCGCCGACCTGGTGGTGGTGAACCCCACCCACTATGCCGTGGCCTTGCAGTACGACGACGCCACCATGAATGCGCCGCGCGTGATTGCCAAGGGCTCAGACCTGATCGCCATGAAGATCCGCGAGGTGGCCAAAGCCAACGACATCCCGGTGCTGCAGGCGCCCATGCTGGCCCGCGCCCTGTATGCGCACGCCGAGATCGATGGAGAGATTCCATCGGCGCTGTACACCGCCGTGGCGCAGGTGCTGGCTTATGTGTACCAGCTCAAGGCCGCCATGCGCGGCAAGGGCGTGATGCCCCGGGTGGCGCCATCGCCCGAGGTGCCCAAAGAACTCGATCCCCATTGGAAAAAGCCTGTTAACGGGATGCCCGCATGA